Proteins from one Malaya genurostris strain Urasoe2022 chromosome 2, Malgen_1.1, whole genome shotgun sequence genomic window:
- the LOC131428468 gene encoding thioester-containing protein 1 allele S3-like isoform X1 translates to MWWQFQILLGCGILVVLCQSQGLSVIGPKLIRRNSTYTVSFSNSLQHNVRLAVQLDGFSEGNSVFNKSTNVVVARRTGRSASFEVGDIPTGEYSLSIRSIDSSFGYSDNVELLYDPKVISIFIQTDKPVYKPGDILRFRVILVDVDTRPVKYLKTINIGLQDADKNSIREWQFARLYNGIFESAVQLASSPLLGNWTLTVNTDYDAGQKQFEVREYVLPKFFVKAYPSEILLLHKKQVIVTVESAYTFGKPVDGTVQVDLYLKEDNRKADFSTKTYISGVTTISFNLSEPLEIEDESFIYRDVFVKVTVMETFTNRTANVSQAIPIYEHPYKISVIKSTPLFRPGLPFPIDVSVMDHYDSPPSSDNDAVIAIRFEGNDLEEEFTLTEPVRNGLASLVLNPPAKAYLMEIGVKYDSVDYETIATIDGAQSKSNQYIRIILKPKYKIRANKEVVFEISCTESMNHFSYTIISRGSVVTAGNVMVHNKKKYDFRLKLTPQMAPKARIIVSYTKNFLIYDDLELNFETFNNDFKFTLDTEEYRPGQDLYVDVEAASDSYVAFAAIDQSVLLLDRDGHDFTKNDVLKDLSLYGATDGNEYDPFHTMGLFLRTTAEVDFPFARNTLMRFGDQFYGLSKSIQKAVHIRTEFPESWLWKNYTMSKNRNVLSFNDTVPDTITSWIVTGFALSPTLGLGLINQPQSFIVNQQFYIVVNLPYSIKRDEVTLIQVTVFNFLGNTLTTDVTLFNKNDEIEFVEKSSNDTTRRTKAIIVPTSNGKPISFMIKAKKLGEIAIKVEARNLLKSDAAEHMLRVTPESRLHEKNEARFIELDSYGTQRFDIPIDIPQNIDEGSSRIMFTLDSDILGTAIKNLESLIRLPSGCGEQNMLNFVPNIVVLDYLSETGTIEESVKTKAINYLQSGYQNQLKYKLSSGAFSVWPNNHPGSTFLTAFVAKSFKIAAKYIDVDLATVKKAFEWLSNNQKPDGRFDEVGQVIHADMQGGLRSSNFALTAYVLIAFLENADIAMEHNLKLKRTVQYLANNFPYMTDEYDLALTTYAMSLYRHPSREDYLNKLLENSIFNKTLQVRYWNRHPVSVEVAGYALLSYVTQGRFVDATPIMRWLNQQRFGLGGFPGTQDTFVGMKALAKFAAKTSAHRNDYRVEVLHKPARKHTVDIDKTMAFAVQERELPSHIRHAQITVTGIGHGVLQVAYQYYMNIQNDKPSFKLDVEMLNTTTYNVQHLQVCTKYIPKEAYQRSNMALIEIFFPSGLVAEADAVQDLSPQKEIRRTELRFAATSVVVYYDNLGTETNCFKVTAYRRFKVAMHRPAHVVVYDYYDRDRFAIKTYEGKVMQLCDICEDEDCLTLSC, encoded by the exons ACAAACCTGGTGATATTCTACGGTTTCGAGTGATATTAGTCGACGTCGACACAAGACcggtaaaatatttgaaaaccaTTAATATCGGGCTTCAAGATGCAGACAAAAACTCCATTCGAGAGTGGCAATTTGCAAGGTTGTACAACGGCATTTTTGAATCGGCAGTTCAACTTGCTTCGTCGCCACTATTGGGAAACTGGACACTTACGGTGAACACTGATTACGAC gCAGGACAAAAGCAGTTTGAAGTACGAGAATACGTTCTGCCCAAATTTTTTGTTAAAGCATATCCATCAGAGATTTTGCTCCTGCACAAGAAACAAGTTATCGTAACTGTCGAATCAGCATATACATTTGGGAAACCTGTTGATGGAACAGTGCAAGTTGATTTATATTTAAAAGAAGATAATAGAAAGGCGGATTTTTCCACTAAAACTTATATATCCGGGGTAACTACAATATCATTCAATCTTAGTGAACCCCTAGAAATTGAAGATGAATCGTTCATCTATAGGGATGTATTTGTGAAGGTTACAGTAATGGAAACTTTCACCA ATCGAACGGCCAACGTCTCCCAAGCGATCCCCATCTATGAACACCCGTATAAAATCTCTGTTATAAAATCCACACCACTGTTCCGACCGGGCCTGCCGTTTCCGATAGATGTATCTGTAATGGATCACTACGATAGTCCGCCTAGCAGTGACAATGATGCCGTAATTGCAATCCGATTTGAAGGAAATGACCTTGAGGAGGAATTCACACTAACAGAACCGGTGCGAAATGGTTTAGCTTCATTGGTTCTAAATCCCCCCGCAAAAGCGTATTTAATGGAAATTGGG GTAAAATATGATTCTGTTGATTACGAAACAATTGCCACAATCGATGGAGCTCAATCGAAGAGCAACCAATATATACGAATTATTCTGAAGCCCAAATACAA GATTCGAGCCAATAAAGAAGTAGTGTTCGAAATTAGTTGCACTGAAAGTATGAATCATTTCTCCTATACAATCATTTCGAGAGGTAGTGTGGTAACGGCTGGTAACGTGATGGTtcataacaagaaaaaatacGACTTTCGACTCAAACTGACACCTCAAATGGCACCTAAGGCACGGATAATTGTATCTTATACGAAAAATTTTCTCATCTATGATGATTTAGAGCTTAATTTTGAGACGTTCAATAATGAC TTCAAGTTTACGTTGGATACGGAGGAATACAGACCCGGCCAGGATCTCTACGTAGATGTGGAAGCTGCTAGCGACTCGTATGTGGCATTCGCAGCAATCGATCAAAGTGTTCTGTTGTTGGATCGTGATGGACATGATTTCACTAAGAATGATGTACTGAAGGATCTTAGTCTATACGGAGCTACTGATGGGAATGAGTACGATCCTTTTCAT ACTATGGGACTGTTCCTGAGAACCACTGCGGAGGTAGATTTCC CCTTCGCGAGAAACACGCTCATGCGTTTTGGAGATCAATTCTATGGACTGAGTAAGAGTATTCAAAAGGCGGTGCATATTAGAACTGAATTTCCGGAATCTTGGCTTTGGAAAAACTACACGATGAGTAAAAATCGGAATGTTTTGTCATTCAACGATACGGTTCCGGATACTATCACTTCTTGGATTGTCACAGGATTTGCACTTAGTCCCACATTGGGCCTCGGCTTGATAAACCAGCCCCAGTCGTTTATAGTCAATCAGCAGTTCTACATTGTGGTTAACTTGCCATATTCCATAAAACGTGACGAGGTTACGTTGATTCAAGTTACAGTATTTAACTTTTTAGGTAACACTTTAACAACGGATGTAACATTGTTCAATAAAAATGATGAGATCGAATTCGTGGAAAAATCATCAAACGATA cTACGCGTCGCACAAAGGCTATTATCGTACCGACCTCAAATGGAAAACCGATTTCATTCATGATCAAAGCTAAAAAATTGGGTGAAATAGCAATTAAAGTGGaagcaagaaacttgttgaagtcGGATGCAGCAGAACATATGCTACGGGTGACGCCGGAAAGTAGATTGCATGAAAAGAATGAAGCAAGATTCATCGAGCTCGATAGTTATGGAACTCAAAGATTCGACATTCCCATTGACATACCGCAGAACATAGACGAGGGCTCCTCAAGGATTATGTTTACATTGGACT CGGATATTCTAGGAACAGCCATAAAAAATTTGGAGTCGCTCATTCGATTACCATCGGGATGCGGTGAACAAAATATGTTGAATTTCGTTCCCAATATTGTCGTACTGGATTATTTGTCCGAAACCGGCACAATAGAGGAGTCAGTGAAAACGAAAGCTATCAATTATCTGCAGAGTGGATATCAAAATCAATTAAAGTACAAATTGAGCAGCGGAGCATTCAGTGTATGGCCGAACAATCATCCAGGAAGCACGTTTTTGACAGCATTCGTGGCGAAATCGTTCAAGATAGCTGCCAAATATATCGACGTGGATCTAGCGACAGTTAAGAAAGCATTCGAATGGTTGTCAAATAATCAGAAGCCAGATGGGCGATTCGATGAAGTCGGGCAGGTTATTCATGCTGACATGCAGGGAGGTTTGCGATCATCCAACTTTGCCCTCACTGCCTATGTGTTGATTGCCTTTCTGGAAAATGCGGACATAGCAATGGAACACAATCTCAAACTGAAGAGAACGGTACAGTATTTGGCGAATAATTTCCCATATATGACGGATGAATATGATCTTGCATTGACTACCTATGCAATGTCGCTTTACAGACATCCGAGTAGGGAAGACTATCTCAATAAACTATtggaaaactcgattttcaataaAACACTTCAGGTGCGATATTGGAACCGGCATCCGGTTAGTGTCGAAGTGGCTGGGTATGCACTTCTGTCATACGTAACTCAGGGACGGTTTGTGGACGCTACTCCCATCATGCGGTGGTTGAATCAACAACGTTTCGGACTAGGAGGATTCCCTGGTACACAAGACACTTTCGTAGGAATGAAAGCTTTAGCGAAGTTCGCTGCAAAAACTTCTGCCCATAGAAATGACTATCGAGTAGAAGTTTTACACAAACCAGCAAGGAAACATACCGTAGATATTGACAAGACCATGGCGTTTGCTGTTCAAGAGAGAGAACTACCTAGCCACATTCGTCATGCACAGATTACTGTCACCGGTATCGGACACGGTGTATTGCAGGTGGCCTATCAGTACTATATGAATATTCAGAACGATAAACCGAGCTTTAAGTTGGATGTTGAAATGCTCAACACTACTACCTATAATGTGCAACATCTTCAAGTTTGTACTAAATATATTCCAAAGGAAGCTTATCAACGGTCCAATATGGCTTTgatagaaatatttttcccGAGTGGCCTTGTTGCCGAGGCAGATGCAGTACAAGATCTATCTCCACAGAAGGAAATTCGG AGAACTGAGCTAAGGTTTGCTGCTACTTCAGTAGTGGTGTACTACGACAATTTGGGAACAGAAACAAACTGTTTCAAAGTGACCGCGTATCGTCGTTTCAAGGTTGCAATGCATCGGCCTGCTCACGTCGTTGTGTATGATTATTACGATCGAG ATCGCTTTGCTATCAAGACATATGAGGGAAAAGTGATGCAGCTGTGCGATATATGTGAGGATGAAGACTGCCTTACTCTGTCATGTTAA
- the LOC131428468 gene encoding thioester-containing protein 1 allele S3-like isoform X2, producing the protein MRLSVIGPKLIRRNSTYTVSFSNSLQHNVRLAVQLDGFSEGNSVFNKSTNVVVARRTGRSASFEVGDIPTGEYSLSIRSIDSSFGYSDNVELLYDPKVISIFIQTDKPVYKPGDILRFRVILVDVDTRPVKYLKTINIGLQDADKNSIREWQFARLYNGIFESAVQLASSPLLGNWTLTVNTDYDAGQKQFEVREYVLPKFFVKAYPSEILLLHKKQVIVTVESAYTFGKPVDGTVQVDLYLKEDNRKADFSTKTYISGVTTISFNLSEPLEIEDESFIYRDVFVKVTVMETFTNRTANVSQAIPIYEHPYKISVIKSTPLFRPGLPFPIDVSVMDHYDSPPSSDNDAVIAIRFEGNDLEEEFTLTEPVRNGLASLVLNPPAKAYLMEIGVKYDSVDYETIATIDGAQSKSNQYIRIILKPKYKIRANKEVVFEISCTESMNHFSYTIISRGSVVTAGNVMVHNKKKYDFRLKLTPQMAPKARIIVSYTKNFLIYDDLELNFETFNNDFKFTLDTEEYRPGQDLYVDVEAASDSYVAFAAIDQSVLLLDRDGHDFTKNDVLKDLSLYGATDGNEYDPFHTMGLFLRTTAEVDFPFARNTLMRFGDQFYGLSKSIQKAVHIRTEFPESWLWKNYTMSKNRNVLSFNDTVPDTITSWIVTGFALSPTLGLGLINQPQSFIVNQQFYIVVNLPYSIKRDEVTLIQVTVFNFLGNTLTTDVTLFNKNDEIEFVEKSSNDTTRRTKAIIVPTSNGKPISFMIKAKKLGEIAIKVEARNLLKSDAAEHMLRVTPESRLHEKNEARFIELDSYGTQRFDIPIDIPQNIDEGSSRIMFTLDSDILGTAIKNLESLIRLPSGCGEQNMLNFVPNIVVLDYLSETGTIEESVKTKAINYLQSGYQNQLKYKLSSGAFSVWPNNHPGSTFLTAFVAKSFKIAAKYIDVDLATVKKAFEWLSNNQKPDGRFDEVGQVIHADMQGGLRSSNFALTAYVLIAFLENADIAMEHNLKLKRTVQYLANNFPYMTDEYDLALTTYAMSLYRHPSREDYLNKLLENSIFNKTLQVRYWNRHPVSVEVAGYALLSYVTQGRFVDATPIMRWLNQQRFGLGGFPGTQDTFVGMKALAKFAAKTSAHRNDYRVEVLHKPARKHTVDIDKTMAFAVQERELPSHIRHAQITVTGIGHGVLQVAYQYYMNIQNDKPSFKLDVEMLNTTTYNVQHLQVCTKYIPKEAYQRSNMALIEIFFPSGLVAEADAVQDLSPQKEIRRTELRFAATSVVVYYDNLGTETNCFKVTAYRRFKVAMHRPAHVVVYDYYDRDRFAIKTYEGKVMQLCDICEDEDCLTLSC; encoded by the exons ACAAACCTGGTGATATTCTACGGTTTCGAGTGATATTAGTCGACGTCGACACAAGACcggtaaaatatttgaaaaccaTTAATATCGGGCTTCAAGATGCAGACAAAAACTCCATTCGAGAGTGGCAATTTGCAAGGTTGTACAACGGCATTTTTGAATCGGCAGTTCAACTTGCTTCGTCGCCACTATTGGGAAACTGGACACTTACGGTGAACACTGATTACGAC gCAGGACAAAAGCAGTTTGAAGTACGAGAATACGTTCTGCCCAAATTTTTTGTTAAAGCATATCCATCAGAGATTTTGCTCCTGCACAAGAAACAAGTTATCGTAACTGTCGAATCAGCATATACATTTGGGAAACCTGTTGATGGAACAGTGCAAGTTGATTTATATTTAAAAGAAGATAATAGAAAGGCGGATTTTTCCACTAAAACTTATATATCCGGGGTAACTACAATATCATTCAATCTTAGTGAACCCCTAGAAATTGAAGATGAATCGTTCATCTATAGGGATGTATTTGTGAAGGTTACAGTAATGGAAACTTTCACCA ATCGAACGGCCAACGTCTCCCAAGCGATCCCCATCTATGAACACCCGTATAAAATCTCTGTTATAAAATCCACACCACTGTTCCGACCGGGCCTGCCGTTTCCGATAGATGTATCTGTAATGGATCACTACGATAGTCCGCCTAGCAGTGACAATGATGCCGTAATTGCAATCCGATTTGAAGGAAATGACCTTGAGGAGGAATTCACACTAACAGAACCGGTGCGAAATGGTTTAGCTTCATTGGTTCTAAATCCCCCCGCAAAAGCGTATTTAATGGAAATTGGG GTAAAATATGATTCTGTTGATTACGAAACAATTGCCACAATCGATGGAGCTCAATCGAAGAGCAACCAATATATACGAATTATTCTGAAGCCCAAATACAA GATTCGAGCCAATAAAGAAGTAGTGTTCGAAATTAGTTGCACTGAAAGTATGAATCATTTCTCCTATACAATCATTTCGAGAGGTAGTGTGGTAACGGCTGGTAACGTGATGGTtcataacaagaaaaaatacGACTTTCGACTCAAACTGACACCTCAAATGGCACCTAAGGCACGGATAATTGTATCTTATACGAAAAATTTTCTCATCTATGATGATTTAGAGCTTAATTTTGAGACGTTCAATAATGAC TTCAAGTTTACGTTGGATACGGAGGAATACAGACCCGGCCAGGATCTCTACGTAGATGTGGAAGCTGCTAGCGACTCGTATGTGGCATTCGCAGCAATCGATCAAAGTGTTCTGTTGTTGGATCGTGATGGACATGATTTCACTAAGAATGATGTACTGAAGGATCTTAGTCTATACGGAGCTACTGATGGGAATGAGTACGATCCTTTTCAT ACTATGGGACTGTTCCTGAGAACCACTGCGGAGGTAGATTTCC CCTTCGCGAGAAACACGCTCATGCGTTTTGGAGATCAATTCTATGGACTGAGTAAGAGTATTCAAAAGGCGGTGCATATTAGAACTGAATTTCCGGAATCTTGGCTTTGGAAAAACTACACGATGAGTAAAAATCGGAATGTTTTGTCATTCAACGATACGGTTCCGGATACTATCACTTCTTGGATTGTCACAGGATTTGCACTTAGTCCCACATTGGGCCTCGGCTTGATAAACCAGCCCCAGTCGTTTATAGTCAATCAGCAGTTCTACATTGTGGTTAACTTGCCATATTCCATAAAACGTGACGAGGTTACGTTGATTCAAGTTACAGTATTTAACTTTTTAGGTAACACTTTAACAACGGATGTAACATTGTTCAATAAAAATGATGAGATCGAATTCGTGGAAAAATCATCAAACGATA cTACGCGTCGCACAAAGGCTATTATCGTACCGACCTCAAATGGAAAACCGATTTCATTCATGATCAAAGCTAAAAAATTGGGTGAAATAGCAATTAAAGTGGaagcaagaaacttgttgaagtcGGATGCAGCAGAACATATGCTACGGGTGACGCCGGAAAGTAGATTGCATGAAAAGAATGAAGCAAGATTCATCGAGCTCGATAGTTATGGAACTCAAAGATTCGACATTCCCATTGACATACCGCAGAACATAGACGAGGGCTCCTCAAGGATTATGTTTACATTGGACT CGGATATTCTAGGAACAGCCATAAAAAATTTGGAGTCGCTCATTCGATTACCATCGGGATGCGGTGAACAAAATATGTTGAATTTCGTTCCCAATATTGTCGTACTGGATTATTTGTCCGAAACCGGCACAATAGAGGAGTCAGTGAAAACGAAAGCTATCAATTATCTGCAGAGTGGATATCAAAATCAATTAAAGTACAAATTGAGCAGCGGAGCATTCAGTGTATGGCCGAACAATCATCCAGGAAGCACGTTTTTGACAGCATTCGTGGCGAAATCGTTCAAGATAGCTGCCAAATATATCGACGTGGATCTAGCGACAGTTAAGAAAGCATTCGAATGGTTGTCAAATAATCAGAAGCCAGATGGGCGATTCGATGAAGTCGGGCAGGTTATTCATGCTGACATGCAGGGAGGTTTGCGATCATCCAACTTTGCCCTCACTGCCTATGTGTTGATTGCCTTTCTGGAAAATGCGGACATAGCAATGGAACACAATCTCAAACTGAAGAGAACGGTACAGTATTTGGCGAATAATTTCCCATATATGACGGATGAATATGATCTTGCATTGACTACCTATGCAATGTCGCTTTACAGACATCCGAGTAGGGAAGACTATCTCAATAAACTATtggaaaactcgattttcaataaAACACTTCAGGTGCGATATTGGAACCGGCATCCGGTTAGTGTCGAAGTGGCTGGGTATGCACTTCTGTCATACGTAACTCAGGGACGGTTTGTGGACGCTACTCCCATCATGCGGTGGTTGAATCAACAACGTTTCGGACTAGGAGGATTCCCTGGTACACAAGACACTTTCGTAGGAATGAAAGCTTTAGCGAAGTTCGCTGCAAAAACTTCTGCCCATAGAAATGACTATCGAGTAGAAGTTTTACACAAACCAGCAAGGAAACATACCGTAGATATTGACAAGACCATGGCGTTTGCTGTTCAAGAGAGAGAACTACCTAGCCACATTCGTCATGCACAGATTACTGTCACCGGTATCGGACACGGTGTATTGCAGGTGGCCTATCAGTACTATATGAATATTCAGAACGATAAACCGAGCTTTAAGTTGGATGTTGAAATGCTCAACACTACTACCTATAATGTGCAACATCTTCAAGTTTGTACTAAATATATTCCAAAGGAAGCTTATCAACGGTCCAATATGGCTTTgatagaaatatttttcccGAGTGGCCTTGTTGCCGAGGCAGATGCAGTACAAGATCTATCTCCACAGAAGGAAATTCGG AGAACTGAGCTAAGGTTTGCTGCTACTTCAGTAGTGGTGTACTACGACAATTTGGGAACAGAAACAAACTGTTTCAAAGTGACCGCGTATCGTCGTTTCAAGGTTGCAATGCATCGGCCTGCTCACGTCGTTGTGTATGATTATTACGATCGAG ATCGCTTTGCTATCAAGACATATGAGGGAAAAGTGATGCAGCTGTGCGATATATGTGAGGATGAAGACTGCCTTACTCTGTCATGTTAA